The Mercurialis annua linkage group LG2, ddMerAnnu1.2, whole genome shotgun sequence genome contains a region encoding:
- the LOC126669107 gene encoding ATP-dependent RNA helicase SUV3, mitochondrial isoform X1, with the protein MASLVLRLRHKKISYLGLSHLLKAEKLEPCEVKLECNVLRHYSSDNRRAKIDLTDLTCPHSWYPNARRKQRKVFVHVGPTNSGKTYHALKRLESSSSGIYCGPLRLLAWEVAKRLNNAQVPCDLITGQEREEVDDARHKAVTVEMADVNSDYSCAVVDEIQMVGCKTRGFSFTRALLGISADELHLCGDPAAVPLIEEILKVTGDDIKVQYYERLLPLIPLKRPLGSFLNIKTGDCIVTFSRREIYRLKKKIESAGKHLCSVVYGSLPPETRTRQATMFNDASSEFDVLVASDAIGMGLNLNISRIIFSTMKKFDGVEMRSLTVPEIKQIAGRAGRYGSNYPVGEVTCLSANDLPLLHSSLESPSPVLERAGLFPTFDLMYMYSRLHPEKGFYQILEHFVENAKLSPNYFIADCEEILKVAAVIDEMPLSLNDKYLFCISPVDMNDEISSQGLTQFAENYARKGVVRLKEIFTPGTLQVPKTQHALQELESIHKVLDLYVWLSFRLEDSFPDHELAASQKSLCSLLIEEFLERLGWQKPTAKRLSPWKISTSLLSKHNFQHL; encoded by the exons ATGGCTTCTTTAGTTCTTCGTCTTCGGCATAAGAAAATTTCTTATTTGGGGCTCTCTCACCTTCTAAAAG CAGAGAAATTGGAGCCATGTGAGGTGAAGCTTGAATGCAATGTATTGAGACATTACAGCAGTGATAATCGTAGAGCTAAGATTGATCTTACAGACTTGAC TTGTCCTCATTCGTGGTACCCGAATGCTCGGAGAAAGCAGCGGAAGGTTTTTGTTCATGTGGGCCCCACGAACAGTGGTAAAACATATCACGCTTTGAAGCGATTAGAGTCGAGTTCATCTG GGATATATTGTGGTCCTTTGAGGTTGTTGGCATGGGAGGTGGCAAAAAGGTTGAACAATGCACAAGTTCCTTGTGACTTGATTACAGGACAGGAAAGAGAGGAAGTTGATGATGCAAGACATAAGGCTGTGACCGTTGAAATGGCTGATGTAAACTCTGATTACAGTTGTGCTGTTGTTGATGAAATTCAG atGGTTGGTTGTAAAACAAGGGGTTTCTCATTTACGCGTGCTCTGTTGGGAATTTCTGCTGATGAACTCCACCTTTGTGGCGATCCTGCTGCTGTTCCTCTTATTGAGGAAATACTAAAGGTGACGGGTGATGATATCAAG GTTCAATACTACGAGAGACTTTTACCATTAATACCATTAAAAAGACCTCTCGGATCCTTTCTTAATATTAAAACAGGCGATTGCATTGTAACATTTTCACGTCGTGAAATATATCGGTTGAAG aaaaaaattgaaagcgCAGGAAAGCATCTCTGTTCTGTTGTTTATGGTTCGCTGCCACCAGAAACAAGAACAAGACAG GCAACAATGTTCAATGATGCCAGCAGTGAATTTGATGTTCTTGTGGCCAGTGATGCCATTGGAATGGGTCTTAACTTGAACATCTCTAGAATCATATTTTCAACAATGAAAAAGTTTGATGGAGTTGAGATGCGATCTCTAACAGTACCAGAGATTAAACAAATTGCAG GGCGGGCTGGAAGGTATGGATCAAATTACCCAGTTGGAGAAGTGACTTGTCTAAGTGCAAATGATCTGCCCTTGCTTCACTCATCGTTGGAATCACCATCTCCTGTTCTTGAA AGAGCTGGATTATTTCCTACCTTTGATTTGATGTATATGTATTCAAGGTTACACCCAGAAAAAGGATTTTACCAGATATTG GAACATTTTGTTGAGAATGccaaattatctccaaattattTCATTGCTGATTGTGAGGAAATATTG AAAGTTGCCGCTGTAATCGATGAAATGCCACTTTCGCTGAATGATAAGTACCTGTTCTGTATCag CCCAGTTGATATGAACGATGAGATCTCGTCTCAGGGTCTTACACAG TTCGCTGAAAATTACGCAAGGAAAGGCGTTGTTCGACTTAAAGAAATATTTACCCCAGGGACACTTCAGGTGCCTAAAACACAACATGCACTTCAGGAACTTGAATCTATTCACAAG GTATTGGATCTCTACGTATGGTTGAGTTTCCGATTGGAGGATTCATTTCCAGACCATGAGCTGGCAGCTTCACAAAAATCTCTGTGTAGCCT GCTAATTGAGGAGTTTCTTGAAAGATTAGGATGGCAGAAGCCAACAGCAAAGAGGCTATCACCATGGAAGATTTCAACTTCTCTATTGTCTAAACATAATTttcaacatttgtaa
- the LOC126669107 gene encoding ATP-dependent RNA helicase SUV3, mitochondrial isoform X3, with protein MASLVLRLRHKKISYLGLSHLLKAEKLEPCEVKLECNVLRHYSSDNRRAKIDLTDLTCPHSWYPNARRKQRKVFVHVGPTNSGKTYHALKRLESSSSGIYCGPLRLLAWEVAKRLNNAQVPCDLITGQEREEVDDARHKAVTVEMADVNSDYSCAVVDEIQMVGCKTRGFSFTRALLGISADELHLCGDPAAVPLIEEILKVTGDDIKVQYYERLLPLIPLKRPLGSFLNIKTGDCIVTFSRREIYRLKKKIESAGKHLCSVVYGSLPPETRTRQATMFNDASSEFDVLVASDAIGMGLNLNISRIIFSTMKKFDGVEMRSLTVPEIKQIAGRAGRYGSNYPVGEVTCLSANDLPLLHSSLESPSPVLERAGLFPTFDLMYMYSRLHPEKGFYQILKVAAVIDEMPLSLNDKYLFCISPVDMNDEISSQGLTQFAENYARKGVVRLKEIFTPGTLQVPKTQHALQELESIHKVLDLYVWLSFRLEDSFPDHELAASQKSLCSLLIEEFLERLGWQKPTAKRLSPWKISTSLLSKHNFQHL; from the exons ATGGCTTCTTTAGTTCTTCGTCTTCGGCATAAGAAAATTTCTTATTTGGGGCTCTCTCACCTTCTAAAAG CAGAGAAATTGGAGCCATGTGAGGTGAAGCTTGAATGCAATGTATTGAGACATTACAGCAGTGATAATCGTAGAGCTAAGATTGATCTTACAGACTTGAC TTGTCCTCATTCGTGGTACCCGAATGCTCGGAGAAAGCAGCGGAAGGTTTTTGTTCATGTGGGCCCCACGAACAGTGGTAAAACATATCACGCTTTGAAGCGATTAGAGTCGAGTTCATCTG GGATATATTGTGGTCCTTTGAGGTTGTTGGCATGGGAGGTGGCAAAAAGGTTGAACAATGCACAAGTTCCTTGTGACTTGATTACAGGACAGGAAAGAGAGGAAGTTGATGATGCAAGACATAAGGCTGTGACCGTTGAAATGGCTGATGTAAACTCTGATTACAGTTGTGCTGTTGTTGATGAAATTCAG atGGTTGGTTGTAAAACAAGGGGTTTCTCATTTACGCGTGCTCTGTTGGGAATTTCTGCTGATGAACTCCACCTTTGTGGCGATCCTGCTGCTGTTCCTCTTATTGAGGAAATACTAAAGGTGACGGGTGATGATATCAAG GTTCAATACTACGAGAGACTTTTACCATTAATACCATTAAAAAGACCTCTCGGATCCTTTCTTAATATTAAAACAGGCGATTGCATTGTAACATTTTCACGTCGTGAAATATATCGGTTGAAG aaaaaaattgaaagcgCAGGAAAGCATCTCTGTTCTGTTGTTTATGGTTCGCTGCCACCAGAAACAAGAACAAGACAG GCAACAATGTTCAATGATGCCAGCAGTGAATTTGATGTTCTTGTGGCCAGTGATGCCATTGGAATGGGTCTTAACTTGAACATCTCTAGAATCATATTTTCAACAATGAAAAAGTTTGATGGAGTTGAGATGCGATCTCTAACAGTACCAGAGATTAAACAAATTGCAG GGCGGGCTGGAAGGTATGGATCAAATTACCCAGTTGGAGAAGTGACTTGTCTAAGTGCAAATGATCTGCCCTTGCTTCACTCATCGTTGGAATCACCATCTCCTGTTCTTGAA AGAGCTGGATTATTTCCTACCTTTGATTTGATGTATATGTATTCAAGGTTACACCCAGAAAAAGGATTTTACCAGATATTG AAAGTTGCCGCTGTAATCGATGAAATGCCACTTTCGCTGAATGATAAGTACCTGTTCTGTATCag CCCAGTTGATATGAACGATGAGATCTCGTCTCAGGGTCTTACACAG TTCGCTGAAAATTACGCAAGGAAAGGCGTTGTTCGACTTAAAGAAATATTTACCCCAGGGACACTTCAGGTGCCTAAAACACAACATGCACTTCAGGAACTTGAATCTATTCACAAG GTATTGGATCTCTACGTATGGTTGAGTTTCCGATTGGAGGATTCATTTCCAGACCATGAGCTGGCAGCTTCACAAAAATCTCTGTGTAGCCT GCTAATTGAGGAGTTTCTTGAAAGATTAGGATGGCAGAAGCCAACAGCAAAGAGGCTATCACCATGGAAGATTTCAACTTCTCTATTGTCTAAACATAATTttcaacatttgtaa
- the LOC126669107 gene encoding DExH-box ATP-dependent RNA helicase DExH16, mitochondrial isoform X4, whose amino-acid sequence MASLVLRLRHKKISYLGLSHLLKAEKLEPCEVKLECNVLRHYSSDNRRAKIDLTDLTCPHSWYPNARRKQRKVFVHVGPTNSGKTYHALKRLESSSSGIYCGPLRLLAWEVAKRLNNAQVPCDLITGQEREEVDDARHKAVTVEMADVNSDYSCAVVDEIQMVGCKTRGFSFTRALLGISADELHLCGDPAAVPLIEEILKVTGDDIKKKIESAGKHLCSVVYGSLPPETRTRQATMFNDASSEFDVLVASDAIGMGLNLNISRIIFSTMKKFDGVEMRSLTVPEIKQIAGRAGRYGSNYPVGEVTCLSANDLPLLHSSLESPSPVLERAGLFPTFDLMYMYSRLHPEKGFYQILEHFVENAKLSPNYFIADCEEILKVAAVIDEMPLSLNDKYLFCISPVDMNDEISSQGLTQFAENYARKGVVRLKEIFTPGTLQVPKTQHALQELESIHKVLDLYVWLSFRLEDSFPDHELAASQKSLCSLLIEEFLERLGWQKPTAKRLSPWKISTSLLSKHNFQHL is encoded by the exons ATGGCTTCTTTAGTTCTTCGTCTTCGGCATAAGAAAATTTCTTATTTGGGGCTCTCTCACCTTCTAAAAG CAGAGAAATTGGAGCCATGTGAGGTGAAGCTTGAATGCAATGTATTGAGACATTACAGCAGTGATAATCGTAGAGCTAAGATTGATCTTACAGACTTGAC TTGTCCTCATTCGTGGTACCCGAATGCTCGGAGAAAGCAGCGGAAGGTTTTTGTTCATGTGGGCCCCACGAACAGTGGTAAAACATATCACGCTTTGAAGCGATTAGAGTCGAGTTCATCTG GGATATATTGTGGTCCTTTGAGGTTGTTGGCATGGGAGGTGGCAAAAAGGTTGAACAATGCACAAGTTCCTTGTGACTTGATTACAGGACAGGAAAGAGAGGAAGTTGATGATGCAAGACATAAGGCTGTGACCGTTGAAATGGCTGATGTAAACTCTGATTACAGTTGTGCTGTTGTTGATGAAATTCAG atGGTTGGTTGTAAAACAAGGGGTTTCTCATTTACGCGTGCTCTGTTGGGAATTTCTGCTGATGAACTCCACCTTTGTGGCGATCCTGCTGCTGTTCCTCTTATTGAGGAAATACTAAAGGTGACGGGTGATGATATCAAG aaaaaaattgaaagcgCAGGAAAGCATCTCTGTTCTGTTGTTTATGGTTCGCTGCCACCAGAAACAAGAACAAGACAG GCAACAATGTTCAATGATGCCAGCAGTGAATTTGATGTTCTTGTGGCCAGTGATGCCATTGGAATGGGTCTTAACTTGAACATCTCTAGAATCATATTTTCAACAATGAAAAAGTTTGATGGAGTTGAGATGCGATCTCTAACAGTACCAGAGATTAAACAAATTGCAG GGCGGGCTGGAAGGTATGGATCAAATTACCCAGTTGGAGAAGTGACTTGTCTAAGTGCAAATGATCTGCCCTTGCTTCACTCATCGTTGGAATCACCATCTCCTGTTCTTGAA AGAGCTGGATTATTTCCTACCTTTGATTTGATGTATATGTATTCAAGGTTACACCCAGAAAAAGGATTTTACCAGATATTG GAACATTTTGTTGAGAATGccaaattatctccaaattattTCATTGCTGATTGTGAGGAAATATTG AAAGTTGCCGCTGTAATCGATGAAATGCCACTTTCGCTGAATGATAAGTACCTGTTCTGTATCag CCCAGTTGATATGAACGATGAGATCTCGTCTCAGGGTCTTACACAG TTCGCTGAAAATTACGCAAGGAAAGGCGTTGTTCGACTTAAAGAAATATTTACCCCAGGGACACTTCAGGTGCCTAAAACACAACATGCACTTCAGGAACTTGAATCTATTCACAAG GTATTGGATCTCTACGTATGGTTGAGTTTCCGATTGGAGGATTCATTTCCAGACCATGAGCTGGCAGCTTCACAAAAATCTCTGTGTAGCCT GCTAATTGAGGAGTTTCTTGAAAGATTAGGATGGCAGAAGCCAACAGCAAAGAGGCTATCACCATGGAAGATTTCAACTTCTCTATTGTCTAAACATAATTttcaacatttgtaa
- the LOC126669107 gene encoding ATP-dependent RNA helicase SUV3, mitochondrial isoform X2, translating into MASLVLRLRHKKISYLGLSHLLKEKLEPCEVKLECNVLRHYSSDNRRAKIDLTDLTCPHSWYPNARRKQRKVFVHVGPTNSGKTYHALKRLESSSSGIYCGPLRLLAWEVAKRLNNAQVPCDLITGQEREEVDDARHKAVTVEMADVNSDYSCAVVDEIQMVGCKTRGFSFTRALLGISADELHLCGDPAAVPLIEEILKVTGDDIKVQYYERLLPLIPLKRPLGSFLNIKTGDCIVTFSRREIYRLKKKIESAGKHLCSVVYGSLPPETRTRQATMFNDASSEFDVLVASDAIGMGLNLNISRIIFSTMKKFDGVEMRSLTVPEIKQIAGRAGRYGSNYPVGEVTCLSANDLPLLHSSLESPSPVLERAGLFPTFDLMYMYSRLHPEKGFYQILEHFVENAKLSPNYFIADCEEILKVAAVIDEMPLSLNDKYLFCISPVDMNDEISSQGLTQFAENYARKGVVRLKEIFTPGTLQVPKTQHALQELESIHKVLDLYVWLSFRLEDSFPDHELAASQKSLCSLLIEEFLERLGWQKPTAKRLSPWKISTSLLSKHNFQHL; encoded by the exons ATGGCTTCTTTAGTTCTTCGTCTTCGGCATAAGAAAATTTCTTATTTGGGGCTCTCTCACCTTCTAAAAG AGAAATTGGAGCCATGTGAGGTGAAGCTTGAATGCAATGTATTGAGACATTACAGCAGTGATAATCGTAGAGCTAAGATTGATCTTACAGACTTGAC TTGTCCTCATTCGTGGTACCCGAATGCTCGGAGAAAGCAGCGGAAGGTTTTTGTTCATGTGGGCCCCACGAACAGTGGTAAAACATATCACGCTTTGAAGCGATTAGAGTCGAGTTCATCTG GGATATATTGTGGTCCTTTGAGGTTGTTGGCATGGGAGGTGGCAAAAAGGTTGAACAATGCACAAGTTCCTTGTGACTTGATTACAGGACAGGAAAGAGAGGAAGTTGATGATGCAAGACATAAGGCTGTGACCGTTGAAATGGCTGATGTAAACTCTGATTACAGTTGTGCTGTTGTTGATGAAATTCAG atGGTTGGTTGTAAAACAAGGGGTTTCTCATTTACGCGTGCTCTGTTGGGAATTTCTGCTGATGAACTCCACCTTTGTGGCGATCCTGCTGCTGTTCCTCTTATTGAGGAAATACTAAAGGTGACGGGTGATGATATCAAG GTTCAATACTACGAGAGACTTTTACCATTAATACCATTAAAAAGACCTCTCGGATCCTTTCTTAATATTAAAACAGGCGATTGCATTGTAACATTTTCACGTCGTGAAATATATCGGTTGAAG aaaaaaattgaaagcgCAGGAAAGCATCTCTGTTCTGTTGTTTATGGTTCGCTGCCACCAGAAACAAGAACAAGACAG GCAACAATGTTCAATGATGCCAGCAGTGAATTTGATGTTCTTGTGGCCAGTGATGCCATTGGAATGGGTCTTAACTTGAACATCTCTAGAATCATATTTTCAACAATGAAAAAGTTTGATGGAGTTGAGATGCGATCTCTAACAGTACCAGAGATTAAACAAATTGCAG GGCGGGCTGGAAGGTATGGATCAAATTACCCAGTTGGAGAAGTGACTTGTCTAAGTGCAAATGATCTGCCCTTGCTTCACTCATCGTTGGAATCACCATCTCCTGTTCTTGAA AGAGCTGGATTATTTCCTACCTTTGATTTGATGTATATGTATTCAAGGTTACACCCAGAAAAAGGATTTTACCAGATATTG GAACATTTTGTTGAGAATGccaaattatctccaaattattTCATTGCTGATTGTGAGGAAATATTG AAAGTTGCCGCTGTAATCGATGAAATGCCACTTTCGCTGAATGATAAGTACCTGTTCTGTATCag CCCAGTTGATATGAACGATGAGATCTCGTCTCAGGGTCTTACACAG TTCGCTGAAAATTACGCAAGGAAAGGCGTTGTTCGACTTAAAGAAATATTTACCCCAGGGACACTTCAGGTGCCTAAAACACAACATGCACTTCAGGAACTTGAATCTATTCACAAG GTATTGGATCTCTACGTATGGTTGAGTTTCCGATTGGAGGATTCATTTCCAGACCATGAGCTGGCAGCTTCACAAAAATCTCTGTGTAGCCT GCTAATTGAGGAGTTTCTTGAAAGATTAGGATGGCAGAAGCCAACAGCAAAGAGGCTATCACCATGGAAGATTTCAACTTCTCTATTGTCTAAACATAATTttcaacatttgtaa
- the LOC126669107 gene encoding DExH-box ATP-dependent RNA helicase DExH16, mitochondrial isoform X5, which yields MASLVLRLRHKKISYLGLSHLLKAEKLEPCEVKLECNVLRHYSSDNRRAKIDLTDLTCPHSWYPNARRKQRKVFVHVGPTNSGKTYHALKRLESSSSGIYCGPLRLLAWEVAKRLNNAQVPCDLITGQEREEVDDARHKAVTVEMADVNSDYSCAVVDEIQMVGCKTRGFSFTRALLGISADELHLCGDPAAVPLIEEILKVTGDDIKVQYYERLLPLIPLKRPLGSFLNIKTGDCIVTFSRREIYRLKKKIESAGKHLCSVVYGSLPPETRTRQATMFNDASSEFDVLVASDAIGMGLNLNISRIIFSTMKKFDGVEMRSLTVPEIKQIAGRAGRYGSNYPVGEVTCLSANDLPLLHSSLESPSPVLERAGLFPTFDLMYMYSRLHPEKGFYQILEHFVENAKLSPNYFIADCEEILKVAAVIDEMPLSLNDKYLFCIREGNLIPNLYAAQLI from the exons ATGGCTTCTTTAGTTCTTCGTCTTCGGCATAAGAAAATTTCTTATTTGGGGCTCTCTCACCTTCTAAAAG CAGAGAAATTGGAGCCATGTGAGGTGAAGCTTGAATGCAATGTATTGAGACATTACAGCAGTGATAATCGTAGAGCTAAGATTGATCTTACAGACTTGAC TTGTCCTCATTCGTGGTACCCGAATGCTCGGAGAAAGCAGCGGAAGGTTTTTGTTCATGTGGGCCCCACGAACAGTGGTAAAACATATCACGCTTTGAAGCGATTAGAGTCGAGTTCATCTG GGATATATTGTGGTCCTTTGAGGTTGTTGGCATGGGAGGTGGCAAAAAGGTTGAACAATGCACAAGTTCCTTGTGACTTGATTACAGGACAGGAAAGAGAGGAAGTTGATGATGCAAGACATAAGGCTGTGACCGTTGAAATGGCTGATGTAAACTCTGATTACAGTTGTGCTGTTGTTGATGAAATTCAG atGGTTGGTTGTAAAACAAGGGGTTTCTCATTTACGCGTGCTCTGTTGGGAATTTCTGCTGATGAACTCCACCTTTGTGGCGATCCTGCTGCTGTTCCTCTTATTGAGGAAATACTAAAGGTGACGGGTGATGATATCAAG GTTCAATACTACGAGAGACTTTTACCATTAATACCATTAAAAAGACCTCTCGGATCCTTTCTTAATATTAAAACAGGCGATTGCATTGTAACATTTTCACGTCGTGAAATATATCGGTTGAAG aaaaaaattgaaagcgCAGGAAAGCATCTCTGTTCTGTTGTTTATGGTTCGCTGCCACCAGAAACAAGAACAAGACAG GCAACAATGTTCAATGATGCCAGCAGTGAATTTGATGTTCTTGTGGCCAGTGATGCCATTGGAATGGGTCTTAACTTGAACATCTCTAGAATCATATTTTCAACAATGAAAAAGTTTGATGGAGTTGAGATGCGATCTCTAACAGTACCAGAGATTAAACAAATTGCAG GGCGGGCTGGAAGGTATGGATCAAATTACCCAGTTGGAGAAGTGACTTGTCTAAGTGCAAATGATCTGCCCTTGCTTCACTCATCGTTGGAATCACCATCTCCTGTTCTTGAA AGAGCTGGATTATTTCCTACCTTTGATTTGATGTATATGTATTCAAGGTTACACCCAGAAAAAGGATTTTACCAGATATTG GAACATTTTGTTGAGAATGccaaattatctccaaattattTCATTGCTGATTGTGAGGAAATATTG AAAGTTGCCGCTGTAATCGATGAAATGCCACTTTCGCTGAATGATAAGTACCTGTTCTGTATCag GGAAGGAAATTTAATTCCTAATTTGTATGCAGCCCAGTTGATATGA
- the LOC126669106 gene encoding pentatricopeptide repeat-containing protein At3g22670, mitochondrial-like: MLLHLTISDSQFLSLRNFLSCLNKMSQKHQIHKLYQLFSSSKTPIYSPLLLKTLPTPLITPDSPELTDLPTWFTNAKNPQLPDGDFIIPSLTEWVEPHNHTTTVEIGNHLLFQREASDIDTLSEILNKHYPSTDGVVEALHGCGVNPTVGLISQLLNRFSNNWVPAFGVFTWAKTQTGYVHSPELYDLMVDILGKRKEFSLMWDLVGEMKDLKGYVSLVTMTKVMRRLAKAGNFQDAIEAFRGIEKFGLSIDIEAVNVLMDALVKGGSVEQAYSVFTEFKESIPVDLHSFNVLIHGYCRARMSDNARMIMNEMVKHGFQPDVVSYTCFIELYCTLKDFRNVDAVLAEMQENDCKPNVITYTICMHALGKAKQVTKALEVYETMKRNGCVPDTSFYSSLIYILSQSGRLKDAWDVFEDMKQQGVNRDLVTYNTMITSACTHLDEENSLKLLRRMEEDSCKPDIQTYAPLLKMCCRKKRIKVLKFLLTHMFKNNVSIELGTYALLVNGLCRSGQLELACSFFEEMVLKGMIPRDRSYKMLVEELEKNNLTEAKEKIQNLMLQTTL, encoded by the coding sequence ATGCTGCTGCACTTAACCATCTCAGACTCTCAGTTCCTTTCACTTCGAAATTTTTTGAGTTGTCTAAACAAAATGTCACAAAAACACCAAATTCACAAACTCTACCAACTCTTTTCCTCTTCAAAAACTCCCATTTACAGCCCCTTATTACTCAAAACCCTCCCTACACCTCTCATTACACCCGACTCGCCCGAGTTAACCGATCTCCCAACTTGGTTTACCAACGCCAAGAACCCACAACTCCCAGACGGCGATTTCATCATCCCCTCACTCACCGAGTGGGTTGAGCCTCACAACCACACAACCACCGTTGAAATCGGCAATCACTTGCTGTTCCAACGCGAAGCTAGCGACATTGATACACTGAGTGAAATCTTAAACAAACACTACCCGTCAACGGATGGCGTTGTCGAGGCGCTACACGGGTGTGGTGTTAACCCAACAGTCGGTTTGATTTCACAGCTTTTGAATAGGTTTAGTAATAACTGGGTTCCAGCGTTTGGAGTTTTCACTTGGGCAAAAACTCAAACAGGTTATGTGCATTCGCCCGAGTTGTATGATTTGATGGTTGATATCTTGGGGAAGCGCAAGGAGTTTAGTCTCATGTGGGATTTAGTTGGGGAAATGAAAGATTTAAAAGGGTACGTTTCGTTGGTTACAATGACTAAGGTTATGAGACGCCTTGCGAAAGCTGGTAATTTTCAGGATGCCATTGAAGCATTCAGAGGAATTGAAAAATTTGGTCTTAGTATAGACATAGAGGCAGTGAATGTACTAATGGATGCGTTAGTTAAAGGGGGAAGCGTCGAGCAAGCTTATAGTGTGTTTACGGAGTTTAAAGAGAGTATACCCGTGGATTTGCATAGTTTCAATGTTTTGATACACGGGTATTGTAGGGCAAGAATGTCGGATAATGCGAGAATGATCATGAATGAAATGGTGAAACATGGGTTTCAACCTGATGTTGTTTCGTACACTTGTTTCATTGAATTGTATTGCACATTGAAAGATTTTAGAAATGTGGATGCGGTGTTAGCTGAGATGCAAGAGAATGATTGCAAGCCTAATGTGATAACCTATACTATTTGTATGCATGCTTTAGGGAAAGCGAAGCAAGTTACGAAAGCTTTGGAGGTTTACGAGACGATGAAGAGGAATGGTTGTGTGCCAGATACTTCATTTTACAGCTCTTTGATTTATATCTTATCTCAATCTGGTAGATTGAAGGATGCTTGGGATGTTTTTGAGGATATGAAACAACAAGGAGTTAATCGTGATTTAGTGACGTATAATACTATGATTACATCTGCTTGTACTCATTTGGATGAAGAGAATTCGCTTAAGTTACTTAGAAGAATGGAAGAAGATTCGTGCAAACCGGATATACAGACGTATGCACCTTTGTTGAAGATGTGCTGCAGAAAAAAGAGAATTAAGGTGCTAAAGTTTCTGTTGACTCACATGTTTAAGAACAATGTGAGTATCGAGCTGGGTACATATGCTCTTTTGGTAAACGGGTTATGTAGGAGCGGGCAGCTCGAACTTGCTTGTTCGTTCTTTGAAGAAATGGTATTGAAGGGAATGATTCCTCGAGATCGGTCGTACAAGATGTTGGTGGAGGAACTTGAGAAAAATAATCTGACAGAAGCTAAGGAAAAGATTCAGAACTTGATGTTGCAGACTACACTTTAA
- the LOC126670091 gene encoding protein RDM1, whose product MKRTMPWNDQVDILSSDEFSSSSSVDMNTNDGVHKITVDLPIKQLSSQGVLIRRAEMYQDYMRKLPIPTQHGSVILFTSWVGLGNSIKQLYEQPLHYLTNLLLRQWDQLRFDNGDEQPLDMIIHPCKAEAAVWLVEEIHRNTSSHHHLAKLWLSDPMHYTYVDSIFPQL is encoded by the exons ATGAAGAGAACAATGCCATGGAATGATCAGGTTGATATATTATCATCAGATGAATTTTCCTCTTCGTCTTCTGTAGACATGAACACTAATGATGGAGTTCATAAGATTACTGTGGATCTACCTATTAAGCAATTATCATCCCAAG GTGTATTGATAAGAAGAGCTGAAATGTATCAAGATTATATGAGGAAGCTTCCAATTCCGACACAGCATGGCTCTGTCATTCTGTTTACTTCGTGGGTGGGTCTAGGGAATTCGATTAAGCAATTGTATGAGCAGCCCTTACATTACCTTACAAACCTTCTTCTAAGACAGTGGGATCAGCTGAGGTTTGACAATGGAGATGAACAGCCTTTGGATATGATAATTCATCCTTGCAAGGCTGAAGCCGCAGTCTGGCTTGTCGAAGAAATTCACAGGAATACCTCATCACATCATCATCTGGCTAAACTTTGGCTGTCTGACCCAATGCATTATACCTATGTTGACTCTATTTTCCCACAACTATAA